A single window of Apodemus sylvaticus chromosome 4, mApoSyl1.1, whole genome shotgun sequence DNA harbors:
- the Lmo4 gene encoding LIM domain transcription factor LMO4, which translates to MVNPGSSSQPPPVTAGSLSWKRCAGCGGKIADRFLLYAMDSYWHSRCLKCSCCQAQLGDIGTSCYTKSGMILCRNDYIRLFGNSGACSACGQSIPASELVMRAQGNVYHLKCFTCATCRNRLVPGDRFHYINGSLFCEHDRPTALINGHLNSLQSNPLLPDQKVC; encoded by the exons ATGGTGAATCCGGGCAGCAGCTCGCAGCCGCCCCCGGTAACGGCCGGCTCCCTCTCCTGGAAGCGCTGCGCAGGCTGCGGAGGCAAGATTGCGGACCGCTTTCTGCTCTATGCCATGGACAGCTACTGGCACAGCCGCTGCCTCAAGTGCTCCTGCTGCCAGGCGCAGCTGGGCGACATCGGCACGTCCTGTTACACCAAGAGCGGCATGATCCTCTGCAGAAATGACTACATTAG GTTATTTGGGAATAGCGGTGCTTGCAGCGCCTGTGGACAGTCGATTCCTGCAAGCGAACTCGTCATGAGGGCTCAAGGCAACGTGTATCATCTCAAG tGCTTTACCTGCGCTACCTGCCGGAATCGCCTGGTCCCGGGAGATCGGTTTCACTACATCAATGGCAGTTTATTTTGTGAACATGATAGACCTACAGCCCTCATCAATGGTCATTTGAATTCACTTCAGAGCAATCCACTACTGCCAGACCAGAAG